In the genome of Candida dubliniensis CD36 chromosome 3, complete sequence, the window ATGTATTCCCAAGCATGACTTGGAAACTTAGCAAGCACCTCAGAAAAGCATATTGGTTTTAATACTAATCTTTTCAACTGACCTAGTTCCTTTCGAGTAAACTCCCGAgcaaaatatttattatttgaatctGTATTTTGGGAAACCCTGGtcttgaaattttgaatttcgCTTTTGGAAAAAAGGTTATCCCTTTGTATTTTCTTCGTAATAGATTCAAGATCTCTAAAGAAAAGATCcgtttccaatttttctaaatcatttttatttttgattaggatttcaatttctttacgTGTCCAACGTGGTTtcttatatatatgattCACTGCCTCTGCAATCTCATCCAAAGTCTTCCCTGGAATTGATGCTTTCACTCCTGATGTGGTTAAATCCTCTAGATAGTTACAAAATAGTTGCTCAATTTCCAAAATactccaatttttcaatattaatttttcaagCTTTTGTAATATCGTCTTCATGCCGCCAAGATCATATTTCTCTTTCAGAGGTTGGAAAAAATACTGGTAACAgtatattttctttttccaattgtttatatCACAATTTTTATTCGATAAAATTTTGGACACTATAGTGTCCTCCAGGACAGAAGGAAATTGCTTCAATATTGAACTAAACGTGACCAGTTGCGTAATTCgtcttttcaatttctcttCCAAATCCGATGACCATAGTTCATTTGTTTTCAGTGTTAGTCCTGATGATTTGGTCAACTTAGCTTCATCACCTGAATGATCCGACAGATCTGGTGTTTGTAGATGTTCtgatatcattattagtCCTTCTTAAGTGCACACCTCTAAATCATAgacttgttgttgaatatgTATCCTCGTTTCTGTAGAATCGATGTTTGATACTTGCTATAcaactttgaaaaaacaaCTGGATAGCTTGAAGTACAAGTGGAACAACtgtaaaattgaaacaacaatggTACTTGCTGGGTGGGATTGGAATTGTTTGTGTTTCTAGTCTGGAAACAGAAATACGAATTCaacttttgttttgttttgttttgatttgagttttgtatttttttttttgtcaagCAGAATATTTTTTGAAGACAAGAAAGGAATAAAGCTGAGAGGCGGAATGGGGAATCTGACAAAGAAACACTACTAAATAAAACCACAAGcgcaagaaaaaaaaaaaacgcaCTAATTGTACTTGGAGTCATAGGAGCCATACCGCGACCTCTGCgacaaaaacaaacaatcaTATTTCACAATAGGCACATCCAAACGCGTAATAATCTTtagaaaacaataatatgTCTAATTCCTATCTCAATACTATACACGTACATTATAACTTATAGCTTACTTGCTCTCAATCCATTCAACCTGAACTTGAGGTCTTTGTAAACTTTTGTTTCCGGTTTCCAATTTTCGAAACTTTCATACAAATCATGAATTTCTTCATATCCGTTTTTCACTGTATCGTTGTCTTCAATTCGACCAACTTTCCTATGGGGCCAATTCTTCTCgatattgaataaaaatCCCCGCAAACACCATGGCAATATATATGGATTTGTGCCTATCTTGGCAATATTATACTCTTTAAcatatatttgatttgaaattggcaATTCACTTTTAATTATATCTTCTGGCATATTTGATTCGCTATCAAAAGGAATGACAATATCGTCAGTATCAAGAACAAATTTAATACCTAAATCGTAAACTTTCCCATCGTTATAAATCTTGGAATGCCCGTTTCCACTAAATGGTCCAGCCAAAGAGGTGCTGAGCTCTTTTATAACATTGTTATCAAAGTAACCAATATTCAACAAATGGGTACACAAGGAAACTAATTTTCTCACAAATTTGGGTGTATGTGAAGCGTAGTCAATGTAGCAAGCACGATATATGTTTGGATGAAATATATGTGAGGCAAGTGCTGAAAATAGGGGCACCAATTGATCATTTATGGATGCAATAAAACAGATTTTAACATTAGCATTAATAATGGTTTGAATCGAATCTTTATAAGAGATTGATTGTTGACTGtcaaatttattcaacTCAAACAACTCGAGCAAGGATTCATTCTCTATAGCGGAATATGCTTTCATGAAAAAAGACTTATCTACCCCGTAAAACGGACCATTATTGACACCCGCCATTCCAAGAATTCCAATACGTTTATGTAAAGGTTTCTTTAAAATGCccatttttatcaattgagCCAACAATATGATGGAAACAACACATCCCTGAGAATGTGCAGCAACAAATATAAAGTCTGCATTATTTAGCTCTTTTTCCCATTTTTGCAATATCTCTGTGAAAAACTGAACACGATCGAATATCTTaccttctttttctaaagCGATTTTTTGTATACTAACATTCGACTCGTTTTCGTTGatcaaattattttcaacacAGTATCTAATCACAGCCTTTTCAGCTTCATTGGCAAACTTCAAAGACGTACCTTTTGGAGCACCAATAATAGGACGAATCATTCTGGTAGGGAAAAATCCATGGACACCTATGATTAAAATGTCTTTTATTTTCGTTAATGGACCAGCTTTTTGACTAATAACTTCGGCATTCAATGCCTGATGAAGAGCTCTTCGCTTGGAACTGATcgaattattaattaataaattaccCATAGCATCATTGGTGATAGTAATAGAATTTGGATCTGATACATCTTCTTCCAACTGGGACGGTGCAGATGATGTGGATTTCAATGATCTCTCATCCACGTTatgataatatttattgtaATTGGGTAAACATGCTCGCTTATTCTCAGGCAACACAGCTAAAGATTTTCCATAAAGCTTATAAGATTTCTCGTAAAGAAGCCCAACATCTCTTTCCATGCTGCTCTCAACACCTGGCACTTGTGATTGCTGTTCCTGTCCAGGAAGCATTGGACTACTTGAAAATCCAAATTTACTAGAAATTTGTCCTAGAAATTGCCTCCAATTTGTGATATCAGTCCGCACAGTTTGATTTGCATTACCTTGATTTGAAGTTGTCGATGTATTAAATATAGGATTTGTTGCAGTGCGTGGTAGACAAGTGTTCCAATCTGGTACGATCAAATTCTCTCGTAAATCTTCATTTTTGTGAGTGTTGATTTGGTTAAATTGGGCTGTTTTGTCATGAGGTTTATATAAAACAGCATCATCACCCTGTTCACTGCCTTGAGAAGGTTTCCCACTAGTTTCCGGCTTCACAAGAAATTTTGAAGTTGAACTCAATATTGTATTACCCACATTGACTACCTTCTCCTTCTTCAGATTATTGTCAATAATATCCTGGTTTGCAATACCAGAGGATTTGCTGTCTCTTATATTTTGTGAAATAGACTCCACATTTGCACTAGAATTGCCCCAGAATGTCCAACCCATACCCCTTTTCTCCGTTACATGATCATCCACTTCATCTCCATTGTCATCAGGAACGGTATCATCATGCTCCAACTCTTCATCATTTGGATgctcttcatcttcatctatAGTGTCTTCATTACCTTCCGACACTTGATTAGTagattcattttttttggcattCCAACTTAGCCAGCTACCACCAGTCATCGATGCTAAAGAAGTTTAATAGAAAGAATGCTAAAAGCAGTAAATTGCTTCTATAGATAGTTCAAAGGAAAAGTGGCACAGTGACAATTTGATCAGTCTAAATCAAGCAGTTCTGTTTTTTTCACTTGTACAATGATGCAATCAATCTTGTTTGCTAAATTGTTCCTGTTGCTAAGAAACAAGTGGTATCTAGACCacagattttttttttttttctgtttagACAACTTTTGCCTGAACTTGTCCCAGTAACTATTACCAAACACGCCCCACCTGCCTTGTGTCCTGTTATATCAAGTGGGGACGAATTATCTCCATCACATGGTAGTGCACAACTACTAATAAtgtcaatttcttttctctaGCCCGTCCGTTGGTCCACTACGTGTCCTCACCGGTTGGCACCAGTTTTACCTAATTTGGAGATATATAGCTTTAGATCACATGACTTCTTTGTTAGAATCAATCATCGAACGTGTGGGGACAAAAAATGAATGTGAAAAACCAACTCTACTAGTTAAAAAGCCGCAAACTCAAATTATGTCATTATAACTTGCTTGACAATACAATCACAAAAATCAAGCAGTCACTATAACTCAACTGACAGCATGATATTCTTATGATactaaaataatataaatgtAGCTAAATAACCCGAGTAAGTTGGTATCTAGACAGTTAGAATATTTTGTGGGCATTTAATAGATAATCACTactaatttgtttattcttCAAGAGTCTTTCTCTAATAAATTTCTATATTCGTCTATAATATCCTTGTTTATGGCAGATCCACCacatacaacaacaatgacaATATCATTTGGATTTAATTTACCCAATTCGCTCAATACATCCTGCCTGTGCATCACCGATGCCACGGAGGCGCCACATGCAGGTTCAACCATATACCCTAAATGATCGtataaatcaacaacaccTTTAACAGCGTCCAAGTCATCAATTTCAGCAAGAGCTGTTGGATGGTCTATATAGTTAGCTAATGCCTTAGCAGAAAGATACGGCGAAGCCAAAGAGGTGGCCAAGGTTTGTACTTTTCGTAAATGAACAACTTTTCCTTCTTTGACTGCCTCGTGAAACGTGGCTGCTTGTTTAGTTTCAATTGCTAACACTGGTATTTCCTTATGATTTTCCAAACCCTCAACTATCCCGTTGTATAAGCCGCCGCCTCCTACTGAACAAACGACTCCCTTTACGTCATCAAAGTTGAGTAATTGCTTTTGATCAATGATTTCTGTGATAATTTTACTATGACCTTCCCACAACAAAGGATCATCAAAAGGATGACAATAGACCGGATAGACAGTTTTATCAAGATTTCTAATAACAAATTCAGTTAAATAATTATCAGCTTCGCCCCAATGTTTCCCATGAATAATGACATCTGCGCCCAAGGATTTCAACTTTTCTATAACAGTGGGCTTCGAACTCTCAGGCAACACCACAGTACAGGATACCCCAAAAAATTGACTGGCATAAGCAGCTGCCAATCCTGCATTGCCACCAGACGACGAAAAAACTGCCACATTCGATTTCCCAAGTTTTTTGGCCACATCTATAGACTGACCAACCAAATGTCCCATGCCTCTCAATTTGAAACTGCCAGATGGCTGCTCgtattcatttttaaaaaacaCCCTACATGGAGGCTTTATGGGGAGTTTGTCTGTAACCTCGACAAAGGTAGTTGTGATGGAAGGCTCTTTCATTGAAGTAAATGTTAAGAATAGGTGTTGTGAAAGTTCCGGTTGATGTCGCGGTCACCTGAGCTTATCAATACAAAGCAATTGTTTTAGGTACAAACGCACGACATAGATTCATATAATTCCTTAAACCATTAAGTACTTTCTTTCATTACCGAAGAGTTGCATAGAGGCAATTTTGCTTCACTTTAAAATGTTTGCATTggaatttatcaatattatggTATATATTACAATTTGTATTTCCTAATTAAATACTGGCTATACTGCAAAGGTTGAGTTAACTGCAAAAGTGCAGCAATTGGTCGAGAACACTACGCAGTACACGACATAGACAgaaagttttcaaaattttgtttctcAGGATTTGCAAATGTAGATTCACTTTTGTTGGGTTTGCTATAACTACTCAATACAGAcataaaccaaaaaccTTACTATATCAaaagtttttttctttaacttGATGCCACCTAAACGAAATCAGAAAAGCCAACTTTCTCTTTCCAAGACATTTGAGcaagttgatgatgaaatagaGGATGAGATTTTTGAGACGTACTCGGAACTACTAGGTGATGACGTGGATCACCAGGATGTCATTTTAAGTCAACTACCACAAATACTTAGTAATTTGAGAATCCCGAAGTGCTTTACTAAAGATATTGAACAGTGTGTTGATTATTACTATGACTTTATCAAAGACAAAGATGTACATCTAGATCTGTTGAATACGCGTCAGCAAAACACTTTAGCGATGATAAATTCATATACTGTGACCTCCGgaattaaacaattggatGAGATAATCGACATAATAGACGTAGAAAAATTACTATATAACCTCAATAGGTTGGTCAAGTTTCGAAATAATTATCTGCATATTAGCAAAAGCTGGCAACTATTTGTTAACAGTGCTACTGGCTCATCTGCTTCCGAAATATTCAAGTTGACATTGccagatttgaaaaaaattaaaacaaactTGAATTTAGATTCTGATCCATCCACCAAAGCCCCTTTGAGTGATActtttttgattgatatGTTAGGGTGTTGTTCACATGATTCAAAGGGGAACttattaaattttgatttcgaGAAAAAAGGCGCATGTGTAACCGTAAAAGACTTTGCTGAAATATTAGGACAAATTGGGGAGTTAGAATAATGGGTTATTATCTATTTCGCTAAGGTTTATTCAAAGTATTGTCTACGTTTTGTCTATTGGCTTTACCAAAGGATGGTTTACAATACCGATATCCAATTGGGGGTACAATCACCACCaacattttctttcaataaatcGATGTGCTTAGAAGAtactaaaaacaaaaatctGAGAGCCACAATTGTCCGAAACAGTCAAATTATTAGTGGCGGAGAAGGTTCCTTGTAGACAGACGGAGCAACTTATTGCCGAGTATTTCTGTTAGTCTAACCTTTAAATTTGCCGATTTATCGTATTTCCTCTTGGTAGGAAGTGTTTTAATGTATAGAATAAGGCGCAGACCGAGTAAAGaactttcaaattattgTAGGAACCGTTTCCCTACTATTTAAGAAAATTTTCAACCCGTAAAAATGATTAAGGGTACCGTagcgaaaaaaaaaaaaagaaaaaaagaaaaagaacgaaacaaatcaaaacaaaacaaaacgaCTAATACGTCTTAATCATTGTCCTTTATGCAACCACATATTCAAGTTCAATGACCAATAGTTTGCATACATCTTCAATCCAAGAAGGTCAAACAAGATTTATTGACAGTTTAGTTCCTAGAATAGACGAAGAATATGTTAATTTGAATAgttttaaacaatttgatgAGTTGTTAACACATTTGGAGAGCTCTTTATCCCAGTTagagaataataataattgctTATTAGTTATTCCGTCGAGTAATATTTTTAGAATATTATTTACTTTACTGTCTCGGAGCCCCAATTGTAACTGGACTATTTCTAATAGTTTGGGAGACAGTATCCCAACAACACATAAGCAAGTTAAGGCTAATAACGGCTACTACGAAGAGTCAATAGGCAAACCAACATTATGTGCTAGAAGTAAAGATGTGCTTGAAAAGTATATAAACTTGCTACCCAATGACAAGTTGtatgaaaatttgaatagaTTTATGATGGATTTTATGGATTTACCCAGAAGAATGAAAAGATCCAACTTAGATACCTATCATAAATCCAAAGATATACTAGCCATAATACGAGAATCCCCCAATAAGAAATTAAAGCCTGCAACTAATCACGAGGGGATGAACAAATCAatagataataatgatattataGTAATTAGTGATTCAGAAGAGGAAGATGTCAGCATGCAGCAAGAGGaaattataattgaatCTGAGGTCAACAAATTTCTGAATTTGGGAGCTGATATTAACAATAGTTTTACTGAAAATATGAACCAACCGGGAACGAATGATTTTGCTCTATTACTCAATAAAGATTTGTCGCCTTCTCCAAAAACACCTCAATCGCAAGGCATTCGCATATTTGACGAGTCTATATTAAGTGCAAGATTAAATCCAAAACTAaacaattttgatttatggAGGTTAGtgaattggatttttttttgcagtgGGAAATCAAATGATGTGTTTGATTCCACTTACAGAAATTGCCATTTAATTTACACTGCGCAATCTGCCACAGTTCATCAACTTTTTAATGTTATAGAATTTAATTTGATACATGAGCTACAAGACACATTTTCCATAAAAGAACAACCATTGACTTGGTTATTTAAACAATCAACTGCAAGAAGATCGCTTGCAATGGACCAAGTTCTTGAAAATTcctcattattattactgaGCCTTCTAAAACAATTTGGCCAATCTAGGAGCAAGTGGTTTGATAGATTAGCCGAGTATGTTTTCAATGGGCTTACCTCAAGAACAGATATAATACCAGCTACATGTTATGAACATGAAAAAGCCTTAATCAAAAAAGATGAAGGTTTATCacacaaaagaaaaagaaaaaagtatACATTTTATAATGATAACATGGATTCAATGAAATTGagattcaaaattttaaatataGTACATTATTGGAGCCTATTTTTCGATAAAAATACCGCTGATGGAATCATCCATCCTATATCCCAAAGTATAAATTCGATTGAATCCACAAAGttgattgaagaaattgcaaaaaaatttatgtACATTGAATATGATTATTGGGTggaattttattattctctGTTGATGGATTCCAAGATTCCTTTAGTTATTCGAGAAATATTTTTAGTTAACTTATCATGCAAGTTGTTGAGTAATTTGACAAACCCCAAGACAAATTTTTTCACCTTGAAACCTCGTGACAATAGAATTAACAGAAATTGGAGGTCTGCCAATTTGCAATTGATTCTCCAATGGATGGTTCAGGAAGATTTATATAAGGGGTTCATTGAGGATGAAAGTTATCCTTCATTTGCATATTTCAAACAGGCATGGAACAAGTATAATTTTGTTCTTGAATGGATGTTCCTGTTTGCATTACGCGATGTTGCTGCTGCAGGGTTTGAGAGAGTTTTACGTAGGGATGAGTTATTACAAGCATGTGTtaaaattgacaaaatGAGAGAGCGTATTTACTTGCACTTTATTGAAAAGTGCAATGAATCAACTAATTTACCATTTAAATTGAGTGcagaagaaattaaacaatcaaaatctGAACCACATAAATGGGAAAATTTTACCTCAATAGTCTCGACTATACTAGTTTAAATAATATGTTTGACTTTGAAATAGTGTCTCAAGTATTGTATTTGCCAAACACCAAAGCCGACCAAAGATGCAATGACAATAATAGAAAACCATTTGACTCTAGAATTTGTCGATTCATTGGTGTCTCTCATTCTTTCTTCTCTTGCTTTCAAGTAACGcaattcttcaacaatCTCTTCTGTTATACTTTCGat includes:
- a CDS encoding yml020w homologue, putative, translating into MTGGSWLSWNAKKNESTNQVSEGNEDTIDEDEEHPNDEELEHDDTVPDDNGDEVDDHVTEKRGMGWTFWGNSSANVESISQNIRDSKSSGIANQDIIDNNSKKEKVVNVGNTILSSTSKFLVKPETSGKPSQGSEQGDDAVLYKPHDKTAQFNQINTHKNEDLRENLIVPDWNTCLPRTATNPIFNTSTTSNQGNANQTVRTDITNWRQFLGQISSKFGFSSSPMLPGQEQQSQVPGVESSMERDVGLLYEKSYKLYGKSLAVLPENKRACLPNYNKYYHNVDERSLKSTSSAPSQLEEDVSDPNSITITNDAMGNLLINNSISSKRRALHQALNAEVISQKAGPLTKIKDILIIGVHGFFPTRMIRPIIGAPKGTSLKFANEAEKAVIRYCVENNLINENESNVSIQKIALEKEGKIFDRVQFFTEILQKWEKELNNADFIFVAAHSQGCVVSIILLAQLIKMGILKKPLHKRIGILGMAGVNNGPFYGVDKSFFMKAYSAIENESLLELFELNKFDSQQSISYKDSIQTIINANVKICFIASINDQLVPLFSALASHIFHPNIYRACYIDYASHTPKFVRKLVSLCTHLLNIGYFDNNVIKELSTSLAGPFSGNGHSKIYNDGKVYDLGIKFVLDTDDIVIPFDSESNMPEDIIKSELPISNQIYVKEYNIAKIGTNPYILPWCLRGFLFNIEKNWPHRKVGRIEDNDTVKNGYEEIHDLYESFENWKPETKVYKDLKFRLNGLRASKL
- a CDS encoding catabolic L-serine/threonine dehydratase [includes: l-serin dehydratase (ec 4.3.1.17) (l-serine deaminase); l-threonin dehydratase (ec 4.3.1.19) (l-threonine deaminase)], putative (Similar to S. cerevisiae CHA1;~In S. cerevisiae: catalyzes the degradation of both L-serine and L-threonine), with the translated sequence MKEPSITTTFVEVTDKLPIKPPCRVFFKNEYEQPSGSFKLRGMGHLVGQSIDVAKKLGKSNVAVFSSSGGNAGLAAAYASQFFGVSCTVVLPESSKPTVIEKLKSLGADVIIHGKHWGEADNYLTEFVIRNLDKTVYPVYCHPFDDPLLWEGHSKIITEIIDQKQLLNFDDVKGVVCSVGGGGLYNGIVEGLENHKEIPVLAIETKQAATFHEAVKEGKVVHLRKVQTLATSLASPYLSAKALANYIDHPTALAEIDDLDAVKGVVDLYDHLGYMVEPACGASVASVMHRQDVLSELGKLNPNDIVIVVVCGGSAINKDIIDEYRNLLEKDS